The Phycisphaeraceae bacterium genome has a window encoding:
- a CDS encoding helix-hairpin-helix domain-containing protein encodes MILIGAALLLAGSLIHLVRAEAAGAGASVHGEQSRGLAWSGLQAVMADLDEQRRGILSGDLPRLEAQYTIYEDGEFLGVVRLLPVGPRGDLLEPEAGKLDLNVVDAAALERTLLIDPALAAAIIAHRDSTLRRPFQSVAELLDVPGMTPQVLYGAGLGAFSASGAEPFIDGASVEGGSMALDSAGAGSAVIGAEGTARSLADVVTVFAVEPSLQLNGRKRINLNTPWSDELRRRLTDRFGEGIANAVKSIFDQGTTFESDAKIVQILRFFNVPPRDWREALDVFSTEESDYRRGRLDLNTASYEALLGLEGLTPDQAAEIARAQADLSAEERATVAWPAMREILTPEQFEKIVGRVTTRSFTYRLRLAAGTVDAIEPDAPLRDPVIYEVVIDLASPRARVAYMRDVTMVPTVVEIAGAVPQGGQTDDSEEDEGIEKEGLKTADNEGVGLDDLDLDTELDLGGSTAMGGSDRSSSGGAMGGGGAAGGGQPPKPGGAPPRIGRWKSGGGGVGSGSGA; translated from the coding sequence ATGATCCTCATCGGCGCGGCGTTGCTGCTGGCGGGTTCGCTCATCCACCTGGTTCGCGCCGAGGCGGCGGGAGCGGGCGCGTCCGTGCATGGCGAACAGTCGCGCGGATTGGCGTGGTCCGGCCTCCAGGCGGTCATGGCTGACCTGGATGAACAGCGCCGCGGCATTCTCTCCGGCGACCTGCCGCGACTCGAAGCGCAGTACACCATCTACGAGGATGGCGAGTTCCTGGGTGTGGTCCGCCTGCTGCCGGTCGGTCCCCGCGGCGACCTGCTGGAGCCGGAGGCGGGCAAGCTCGACCTGAACGTGGTGGATGCCGCGGCGCTCGAACGGACGCTGCTCATCGACCCCGCGCTGGCCGCCGCGATCATTGCGCATCGCGATTCGACGCTGCGCCGGCCCTTCCAGTCCGTGGCGGAGCTGCTGGACGTGCCGGGCATGACGCCCCAGGTGCTCTACGGCGCGGGACTGGGCGCCTTCAGCGCCTCCGGAGCGGAACCGTTCATCGACGGCGCGTCGGTCGAGGGCGGTTCAATGGCGCTCGATTCCGCCGGAGCCGGATCGGCGGTCATCGGCGCCGAGGGAACCGCGCGCAGCCTGGCGGATGTCGTCACCGTCTTCGCGGTTGAGCCATCGCTGCAACTCAACGGGCGCAAACGCATCAACCTGAACACGCCGTGGTCGGATGAACTGCGACGACGGCTGACGGATCGGTTCGGCGAGGGCATCGCCAACGCGGTGAAGTCAATCTTCGACCAGGGGACGACTTTCGAGAGCGACGCCAAGATCGTGCAGATTCTGCGGTTCTTCAATGTGCCGCCGCGCGATTGGCGCGAGGCGCTGGATGTCTTCTCGACCGAGGAATCCGACTATCGGCGCGGGCGACTGGATCTGAACACCGCGTCGTACGAAGCCCTGCTGGGACTTGAGGGGCTGACGCCGGATCAGGCGGCGGAGATCGCCCGCGCCCAGGCGGACCTCTCCGCCGAGGAGCGGGCCACCGTGGCCTGGCCCGCCATGCGCGAGATTCTCACGCCTGAACAGTTCGAGAAGATTGTGGGCCGGGTGACGACCCGGTCCTTCACCTATCGCCTTCGGCTGGCGGCGGGCACAGTGGACGCGATCGAGCCGGATGCCCCTCTGCGCGATCCCGTCATCTACGAGGTCGTCATCGATCTGGCCAGCCCGCGTGCTCGCGTGGCCTACATGCGGGATGTGACCATGGTGCCCACGGTGGTTGAGATCGCCGGTGCGGTTCCCCAGGGGGGGCAGACCGACGATTCGGAAGAGGACGAAGGAATCGAAAAGGAGGGCCTGAAAACGGCCGATAACGAGGGTGTCGGACTCGATGATCTCGATCTCGACACGGAGCTTGACCTGGGTGGATCGACCGCAATGGGCGGGAGCGATCGGAGTTCATCAGGCGGGGCGATGGGTGGCGGGGGGGCGGCGGGCGGTGGGCAGCCCCCGAAGCCGGGTGGAGCCCCGCCGCGCATCGGGCGATGGAAGTCGGGAGGAGGCGGCGTGGGGAGTGGATCAGGAGCATGA
- a CDS encoding prepilin-type N-terminal cleavage/methylation domain-containing protein yields the protein MRRRAFSLIEVLVAIALIGAFLGSAFGFFGNLLEARQRAAAYAERERACSLVIDRLEQDLVTCLVGDAAFGAGVSGDNRSIRVLSRSVASHLAEAGLGDSRVLGDLQRTEFRVSGAGMIEGRKVAVRGGSAGGASGSEPFWPVGRVAKVRFRYHDGQSWRDAFDSLQAGRLPVAVEVAIWFDPWPSDLADAQAEATDDADLMAPIADDAAEDAPPLEPDARLRFDESIPPPDRVRIIAIPDARAGEDDSSGVELSMPEQGGEQ from the coding sequence ATGAGGCGGCGCGCCTTTTCGCTGATCGAAGTTCTCGTCGCGATCGCGCTGATCGGCGCGTTCCTCGGCTCGGCATTCGGCTTCTTCGGCAATCTGCTGGAGGCGCGCCAGCGCGCCGCCGCGTACGCCGAACGCGAGCGGGCCTGTTCGCTGGTCATCGACCGGCTGGAGCAGGATCTTGTGACGTGCCTGGTGGGAGACGCGGCGTTCGGCGCGGGCGTCTCGGGCGACAACCGCTCCATCCGCGTGCTGAGCCGGTCGGTGGCGTCGCACCTGGCGGAAGCGGGGCTGGGCGACTCGCGCGTGCTGGGCGACCTGCAACGGACGGAGTTCCGGGTTTCCGGAGCCGGGATGATCGAGGGCCGCAAAGTCGCGGTGCGGGGCGGAAGCGCGGGAGGCGCGAGCGGCTCCGAGCCGTTCTGGCCCGTGGGACGGGTGGCCAAGGTTCGATTCCGCTATCACGATGGCCAGTCGTGGCGCGACGCATTCGATTCGCTGCAGGCCGGTCGCCTGCCCGTGGCGGTGGAGGTGGCGATCTGGTTCGATCCGTGGCCGAGTGATCTGGCGGACGCCCAGGCCGAGGCGACGGATGACGCCGACCTGATGGCGCCGATCGCGGACGACGCCGCGGAAGATGCCCCCCCGCTGGAGCCGGACGCACGGCTGCGGTTTGACGAGTCGATTCCACCACCTGACCGCGTGCGCATCATCGCAATTCCAGACGCCCGGGCGGGCGAGGACGACTCGTCGGGCGTGGAACTGTCGATGCCCGAGCAAGGGGGCGAACAGTGA
- a CDS encoding prepilin-type N-terminal cleavage/methylation domain-containing protein, whose amino-acid sequence MPWRGVSLIEMLIALALLAAILALVTPPLAERFAERSFEAAQAEVQAHLALARAEAMTTGAPREVRFLPDPGRLVIMPFDPRHRLLAEEGPDAPGQSIRSAGGRRLTGGSNEDRAAEFDFDPGADPATSSWSRLDLPSGVAFRDEPPGEPAGTDSRFAELTDAALVRSLRVAVFLSDGSVLAGRDLWFTDADGRAVRLIVNPWTGLTRFDRYVPAIEPESDPVLAGMGGSPSSRDGSPGRTSP is encoded by the coding sequence ATGCCTTGGCGCGGAGTGTCGCTGATCGAGATGCTGATCGCGCTGGCCTTGCTGGCGGCGATCCTGGCGCTGGTGACCCCTCCGCTCGCGGAGCGTTTCGCCGAGCGGTCCTTCGAGGCCGCGCAGGCGGAAGTGCAGGCGCATCTCGCCCTCGCCAGGGCCGAAGCCATGACCACGGGCGCCCCGCGCGAGGTTCGCTTTCTGCCCGATCCCGGGCGGCTTGTCATCATGCCCTTCGATCCACGCCATCGATTGCTCGCGGAGGAGGGCCCGGATGCGCCCGGCCAGTCAATCCGCAGTGCGGGGGGACGACGCCTGACAGGCGGCTCCAACGAGGACCGTGCGGCGGAGTTCGACTTCGACCCCGGGGCGGATCCCGCGACGTCGTCATGGTCCCGCCTTGACCTGCCTTCCGGCGTCGCCTTCCGCGATGAGCCGCCCGGCGAGCCGGCGGGCACGGATTCGAGATTCGCGGAGTTGACCGATGCGGCCCTGGTGCGATCCCTGCGCGTGGCGGTGTTTCTGAGCGACGGGTCGGTGCTGGCGGGACGTGACCTGTGGTTCACCGACGCCGACGGCCGGGCGGTCCGCCTGATCGTCAACCCGTGGACGGGACTCACACGCTTCGACCGATACGTGCCTGCGATCGAACCGGAAAGCGACCCGGTGCTGGCGGGCATGGGTGGATCGCCGTCATCGCGCGACGGCTCGCCCGGGAGAACGTCGCCATGA
- the gspG gene encoding type II secretion system major pseudopilin GspG, with product MSIATRRIIRRGFTLIELLIVIVILLALFGIVAGTLMSRGEQAEVDLQRVQLRMIEEQGLELFKLDVGRYPTTDEGLAALWDKTLLENEEDEARWKGPYLKEKIERDKWGSELVYRAPSELVNGKPYDLISLGPDREEDTDDDITTHRKNADGEFESMDDFSVDG from the coding sequence ATGTCCATCGCAACCCGCCGCATCATTCGACGCGGCTTCACCCTGATCGAACTGCTGATCGTGATCGTGATTCTGCTGGCGCTGTTCGGCATCGTGGCCGGCACGCTGATGAGCCGGGGCGAGCAGGCCGAGGTGGACCTGCAGCGCGTGCAGCTGCGCATGATCGAGGAGCAGGGACTCGAGCTCTTCAAGCTCGACGTGGGCCGCTACCCCACGACCGACGAGGGACTGGCCGCGCTCTGGGACAAGACGCTCCTGGAGAACGAAGAGGATGAGGCCCGATGGAAGGGTCCGTACCTGAAGGAGAAGATCGAGCGCGACAAGTGGGGCAGCGAACTGGTGTATCGCGCGCCCAGCGAACTGGTGAATGGCAAGCCCTACGACCTGATTTCGCTTGGCCCGGATCGCGAGGAGGACACTGACGACGACATCACCACGCACCGCAAGAACGCCGACGGCGAGTTTGAGTCCATGGACGACTTCAGCGTCGATGGGTGA
- a CDS encoding type II secretion system F family protein, protein MGLFTYTARDAAGQRITGRLVGASEQVVLAELSARALAPIAVREVRERRSLRRGVSTRRLAGVYRQLADLLRAGVPLLRALRLLGRSKATPHLSKVMNEIADAVADGARLADAMEARADVFPAVHIAMVRAGEMGGFLEQVLARLGDFLEHQADMKAKVTGNLIYPVILLSMAVLVVVGALVFFVPKFRPMFERIELPLSTQLLLGASAALTDHWAWVLVGLTAAAFGAAWTLRRPGMGRRLAQWQLRTPGLGAFISALSVARFTRILGTMLGNGIPMLAAMKISRDAAGHLVLAEAIDEATESVRQGESLTAPLGQSGMLGDDVIEMIAVGEAANNLPDVLTTIADTIEKRIDRILSTMLRLMEPILLMLLAGVVVFIFMALFMPMMQLSSSIGQ, encoded by the coding sequence ATGGGTCTATTCACCTACACAGCACGTGATGCCGCCGGGCAGCGAATCACGGGCCGGCTGGTCGGCGCCAGTGAACAGGTGGTGCTGGCCGAGTTGTCGGCCCGCGCGCTGGCGCCGATCGCGGTGCGTGAAGTGCGCGAACGACGATCCCTGCGACGAGGCGTCTCGACGCGCCGGCTGGCGGGGGTCTATCGACAGTTGGCTGATCTGTTGCGCGCCGGGGTGCCGCTGCTGCGGGCGCTGCGGCTGCTGGGTCGCAGTAAGGCCACGCCGCATCTCTCCAAGGTCATGAATGAAATCGCGGACGCGGTGGCGGACGGTGCGCGACTGGCGGATGCGATGGAGGCGCGGGCCGACGTCTTCCCCGCGGTGCATATCGCCATGGTGCGGGCGGGCGAGATGGGCGGCTTCCTCGAGCAGGTGCTGGCCCGTCTGGGCGACTTCCTCGAGCATCAGGCCGACATGAAAGCCAAGGTGACGGGCAATCTGATCTACCCGGTCATCCTGCTGTCGATGGCGGTTCTGGTGGTGGTGGGCGCGCTGGTGTTCTTCGTCCCCAAGTTCCGACCGATGTTTGAGCGCATCGAGTTGCCGCTGAGCACGCAGCTGCTGCTTGGCGCCTCGGCGGCGCTGACGGATCACTGGGCCTGGGTGCTGGTCGGATTGACCGCGGCGGCGTTCGGTGCGGCGTGGACGCTCAGGCGTCCGGGCATGGGCCGGCGCCTGGCGCAGTGGCAACTGCGGACGCCGGGGCTGGGCGCGTTCATCAGCGCCCTTTCGGTGGCGCGCTTCACCCGCATCCTCGGCACCATGCTGGGCAACGGCATTCCCATGCTGGCGGCGATGAAGATCAGCCGCGACGCCGCCGGGCATCTGGTGCTGGCGGAGGCGATCGACGAGGCGACCGAGTCCGTGCGCCAGGGCGAATCGCTGACTGCGCCGCTGGGCCAGTCGGGCATGCTGGGCGACGACGTGATCGAGATGATCGCGGTGGGGGAGGCCGCCAACAACCTGCCGGATGTGCTCACGACCATCGCGGACACCATCGAGAAACGCATCGACCGCATTCTTTCCACCATGCTGCGCCTCATGGAGCCGATTCTGCTCATGCTGCTGGCGGGCGTGGTCGTGTTCATCTTCATGGCGCTGTTCATGCCCATGATGCAGTTGAGCAGTTCCATCGGTCAGTAA
- a CDS encoding HAD family hydrolase, with protein sequence MSMRLAMWSGPRNISTAMMRAWGNRPDTVVCDEPLYAHYLKITGLPHPGAVEVIAHHETDWRKVVAWLTGPVPDGRAIFYQKHMTHHLLPTIDREWLDELTHTFLIRDPREMLTSYIRTIPDPRLEDTGLPQQVEIFDRVKQRMGRTPPVIDARDVLENPRRTLGLLCDALGVPFADAMLHWPPGPRDTDGVWAKHWYHNVERSTGFEPYRPKSEDVPDALHPLLEQCMALYQRLHRDRLT encoded by the coding sequence ATGTCGATGCGCCTCGCCATGTGGTCCGGACCGCGCAACATTTCCACCGCCATGATGCGCGCCTGGGGGAACCGACCGGACACCGTGGTCTGCGACGAACCGCTGTACGCCCATTACCTGAAGATCACCGGGCTCCCCCACCCCGGCGCGGTGGAAGTCATCGCCCACCACGAGACGGACTGGCGAAAGGTGGTCGCGTGGCTCACCGGCCCGGTCCCCGACGGCCGCGCCATCTTCTATCAGAAGCACATGACGCACCACCTGCTGCCGACCATCGACCGGGAATGGCTGGATGAGTTGACGCACACATTTCTCATCCGCGACCCGCGCGAGATGCTCACGTCGTACATCCGCACCATCCCCGACCCGCGGCTGGAAGACACCGGCCTGCCTCAGCAGGTTGAAATCTTCGATCGCGTGAAGCAGCGAATGGGGCGCACACCCCCGGTCATCGACGCACGGGACGTGCTGGAGAATCCCCGCCGCACGCTCGGGCTGCTGTGCGACGCCCTCGGAGTGCCGTTCGCTGACGCCATGCTCCACTGGCCGCCCGGGCCGCGCGATACCGATGGCGTCTGGGCGAAGCACTGGTATCACAACGTGGAACGATCCACCGGCTTCGAGCCGTATCGGCCGAAGTCGGAGGATGTGCCGGATGCGTTGCATCCCCTGCTGGAGCAGTGCATGGCGTTGTATCAACGACTCCATCGAGACCGGCTGACCTGA
- a CDS encoding aminotransferase class IV, with translation MLQTFNDKNRDIVYNVNGRLIPRDQPGISPFDSAVQGGDAVWEGLRLYNGRIFKLVEHLDRLRSSAKALAFASIPSHEAIINEIRRTLEANRMTDGVHIRLTLTRGIKITSGMDPRLNQSGPTLIVLAEHKPPVYSKGGLTLVTASIRRFAPDMLDPKIHHCNLIQSILAKIEANTAGADDALMLDRDGFIAETNATHVFIVQRGTVLTSHEDACPEGITRATVIELCRTHAIPLIEKRLSLTEVYRADECFCTGTMGELAGVVKVDGRTVGDGKVGPVTRRLSELYAGLTAREGMPVV, from the coding sequence ATGCTGCAGACCTTCAACGACAAGAACCGCGACATCGTCTACAACGTGAACGGGCGGCTGATCCCCCGCGACCAGCCGGGGATCAGCCCATTCGACTCCGCCGTGCAGGGCGGCGACGCGGTGTGGGAAGGGCTGCGACTCTACAACGGACGCATCTTCAAACTGGTCGAGCACCTGGACCGACTTCGCTCCAGCGCCAAGGCCCTGGCGTTCGCGTCGATTCCGAGCCATGAGGCGATCATCAACGAGATCCGCCGCACGCTTGAGGCCAACCGCATGACCGACGGCGTCCACATCCGCCTGACGCTCACGCGCGGCATCAAGATCACCAGCGGCATGGACCCGCGGCTCAACCAGTCCGGCCCCACGCTCATCGTGCTGGCGGAGCACAAACCGCCCGTCTACAGCAAGGGCGGGCTGACGCTGGTGACGGCCTCCATCCGCCGCTTCGCGCCGGACATGCTGGACCCCAAGATCCACCACTGCAATCTCATTCAGTCGATCCTCGCCAAGATCGAAGCCAACACCGCCGGGGCGGATGATGCGCTCATGCTCGACCGCGACGGCTTCATCGCCGAGACCAACGCGACCCATGTGTTCATCGTCCAACGTGGCACGGTGCTCACCTCGCACGAGGACGCCTGCCCGGAGGGCATCACGCGGGCCACGGTGATCGAACTCTGTCGGACGCATGCCATCCCACTCATCGAGAAGCGGCTCTCGCTCACCGAGGTCTACCGCGCCGATGAGTGCTTCTGCACCGGCACCATGGGCGAACTGGCGGGTGTGGTGAAGGTGGACGGACGCACGGTCGGCGATGGCAAGGTCGGCCCGGTGACGCGGCGGCTGAGCGAACTGTACGCGGGATTGACGGCGCGCGAAGGCATGCCTGTCGTGTAA
- the acs gene encoding acetate--CoA ligase produces the protein MSTIARSESASIESVLHEERLFPPPADLAQRLGGLYVNSMDEYRAMHRRSLDDPEGFWGEAARELDWFDPWTPGKVLEWNPPDAKWFVGGTTNICHNCIDRQIKAGLGDQVAIIWEGEPMPDGVPEIRRLTYNDLKDEVCRFANALKSLGVKKGDVVTIYMGMVPELAIAMLACARIGAAHSVIFGGFSAQAIVDRVHDAGSRIIITCDGAWRRGHVVPLKENVDAACAQLAGGKDAVGAVVVLRRCGNELAWHGGRDHWWHDLTLAAPTECPCEPMDSEAMLFLLYTSGSTGKPKGILHTTGGYMVHTYLTARYVFNLRPDHEQVYWCTADIGWVTGHSYILYGVLPNRVPTLMYEGAPNFPQPDRFWSIVERHKVTQFYTAPTAIRAFMKWGDEHPKKHDLSSLQVLGSVGEPINPEAWMWYRETIGGSRCPIVDTWWQTETGGHMITPLPGCTPTTPGSCTLPFFGVDAAVVNERGEEQPPNTGGLLVIRRPWPGMLRGIYGDRQRFIDTYFTRVKGPDPRDAERRAPQVGGAGVTPAVPYYFTGDGARRDPRGYFWIMGRVDDVINVSGHRLGTMEVESALVSHDAVVEAAVVGMPHEIKGTGIAAFCTLDPNFKPSEDLKKRLCDHVAKEIGAIAKPDMIRFTDALPKTRSGKIMRRLLRSIAAGEEKLTQDTTTLEDFSVLAKLREQEEG, from the coding sequence ATGAGCACGATCGCGCGATCCGAATCCGCCAGCATCGAGTCCGTCCTGCACGAGGAGCGGCTGTTTCCGCCGCCCGCGGACCTGGCGCAGCGTCTGGGCGGGTTGTACGTCAACTCGATGGACGAGTATCGAGCGATGCACCGCCGCTCGCTGGATGATCCCGAGGGCTTCTGGGGCGAGGCGGCGCGCGAACTGGACTGGTTCGATCCCTGGACGCCCGGCAAGGTGCTGGAGTGGAATCCGCCGGACGCGAAGTGGTTCGTGGGCGGAACGACCAACATCTGCCACAACTGCATCGACAGGCAGATCAAGGCGGGGCTGGGCGATCAGGTGGCGATCATCTGGGAAGGGGAGCCGATGCCCGACGGCGTGCCGGAGATTCGGCGGCTCACGTACAACGACCTTAAGGACGAGGTCTGCCGCTTCGCCAATGCGCTCAAGTCGCTGGGCGTGAAGAAGGGCGACGTGGTCACGATCTACATGGGCATGGTGCCCGAGCTGGCGATCGCCATGCTCGCCTGCGCCCGCATCGGAGCGGCCCACAGCGTGATCTTCGGCGGATTCAGCGCGCAGGCCATCGTGGACCGCGTGCATGACGCCGGCAGCAGGATCATCATCACCTGCGACGGCGCGTGGCGGCGCGGCCATGTCGTCCCGCTCAAGGAGAACGTCGACGCCGCCTGCGCGCAGCTGGCGGGCGGAAAGGACGCGGTCGGCGCCGTCGTCGTGCTGCGCCGGTGCGGCAACGAACTCGCCTGGCACGGCGGGCGCGATCACTGGTGGCACGATCTCACGCTGGCCGCGCCCACGGAATGTCCCTGCGAGCCGATGGACTCGGAGGCCATGCTCTTCCTTCTCTACACCAGCGGCTCAACCGGCAAGCCCAAGGGCATTCTGCACACCACCGGCGGGTACATGGTGCATACGTACCTCACCGCCAGGTACGTCTTCAATCTGCGGCCCGATCACGAGCAGGTCTACTGGTGCACCGCCGACATCGGCTGGGTCACGGGACACTCGTACATCCTGTACGGCGTCCTTCCCAACCGTGTGCCGACGCTGATGTACGAGGGCGCGCCCAACTTCCCCCAGCCGGATCGCTTCTGGAGCATCGTCGAGCGGCACAAGGTCACGCAGTTCTACACCGCGCCCACGGCGATCCGCGCGTTCATGAAGTGGGGCGATGAGCATCCGAAGAAGCACGATCTCTCCTCGCTGCAGGTGCTGGGGAGCGTGGGTGAGCCGATCAACCCCGAGGCGTGGATGTGGTACCGCGAAACCATCGGCGGCTCGCGCTGTCCCATCGTCGATACCTGGTGGCAGACCGAGACGGGCGGACACATGATCACGCCGCTGCCCGGCTGCACGCCGACCACCCCCGGCAGCTGCACGCTGCCCTTCTTCGGCGTGGATGCGGCGGTCGTCAACGAGCGCGGCGAGGAGCAGCCGCCCAACACCGGCGGGCTGCTGGTCATCCGCCGCCCGTGGCCCGGCATGCTGCGGGGCATCTACGGCGACCGGCAGCGGTTCATCGATACGTATTTCACGCGCGTCAAGGGGCCGGACCCGCGCGATGCGGAGCGTCGCGCCCCGCAGGTCGGTGGCGCGGGCGTGACGCCTGCGGTTCCTTACTATTTCACCGGCGACGGCGCCCGCCGCGACCCTCGCGGCTACTTCTGGATCATGGGCCGCGTCGATGATGTCATCAACGTCTCCGGCCACCGGCTGGGGACGATGGAGGTCGAAAGCGCCCTGGTCAGCCACGACGCGGTCGTCGAGGCGGCGGTGGTGGGCATGCCGCACGAGATCAAGGGCACGGGCATCGCGGCCTTCTGCACGCTCGACCCCAACTTCAAGCCCAGCGAGGATCTCAAGAAGCGGCTCTGCGACCACGTGGCGAAGGAGATCGGGGCCATCGCCAAGCCGGACATGATCCGCTTCACCGACGCCCTGCCCAAGACCCGCAGCGGCAAGATCATGCGGCGTCTGCTGCGCTCCATCGCCGCCGGCGAGGAGAAACTGACGCAGGATACGACCACGCTGGAGGATTTCTCTGTGCTGGCGAAACTGAGGGAGCAGGAGGAGGGGTGA
- a CDS encoding DUF59 domain-containing protein, whose amino-acid sequence MSDANPPAFDVDDLRRRIIESLRTVYDPEIPVNLYDLGLIYALDIDPTGDVRVTMTLTTPNCPVAESMPGKVREAVEGVEDVRDAIVTLTWEPPWTGERMTEDARLALDMMGISWKDPHGSASAARKITPITFGRTERPPR is encoded by the coding sequence ATGAGCGACGCGAACCCGCCCGCCTTCGACGTGGATGATCTCCGCCGCCGCATCATCGAGTCGCTGCGCACCGTCTACGACCCCGAGATTCCCGTCAATCTCTACGATCTGGGGCTGATCTACGCGCTCGACATCGACCCCACCGGCGACGTGCGCGTCACCATGACCCTCACCACGCCCAACTGCCCGGTGGCTGAGTCGATGCCCGGGAAGGTGCGCGAGGCAGTGGAGGGGGTGGAGGACGTGCGCGACGCGATCGTGACGCTGACCTGGGAGCCGCCCTGGACGGGCGAGCGCATGACCGAGGATGCGCGGCTGGCGCTCGACATGATGGGCATTTCCTGGAAAGACCCGCACGGGAGCGCCTCGGCGGCGAGGAAGATCACCCCCATCACCTTCGGGCGCACGGAGCGGCCACCGCGTTAG
- a CDS encoding SUF system NifU family Fe-S cluster assembly protein, with the protein MSDLDDLYQEVILDHGRSPRNFYALPGASHHAEGSNPLCGDRVHVELILRGKNGGATIDDIAFTGAACAICLASASMMTEHVKGLSTCETRRTAEDFRRMLVGGGGGEEALADSPLLALAGVRKFPMRVKCATLPWHTLLAALDSGDAAAPAGIERTPVSTE; encoded by the coding sequence ATGTCCGATCTCGACGACCTTTACCAGGAAGTCATCCTCGATCACGGCCGCTCGCCGCGCAACTTCTACGCGCTGCCCGGCGCCTCTCACCATGCCGAGGGCTCCAACCCCCTCTGCGGCGACCGTGTTCACGTGGAACTGATCCTGCGCGGAAAGAATGGTGGAGCAACCATCGACGACATCGCCTTTACCGGCGCGGCGTGCGCCATCTGCCTCGCCTCCGCCTCGATGATGACTGAGCACGTCAAGGGACTGAGCACGTGCGAGACCCGCCGCACGGCCGAGGACTTCCGGCGGATGCTGGTAGGCGGAGGGGGCGGTGAGGAGGCGCTCGCCGACAGCCCGCTCCTTGCCCTCGCCGGCGTCCGCAAGTTTCCCATGCGCGTGAAGTGCGCCACCCTGCCGTGGCACACGCTGCTCGCCGCGCTCGATTCAGGCGACGCCGCGGCGCCGGCCGGCATCGAACGCACGCCCGTCTCAACGGAGTGA